The Silurus meridionalis isolate SWU-2019-XX chromosome 6, ASM1480568v1, whole genome shotgun sequence genome contains the following window.
gaggagagagggagagagggagagagagagagaggagagagagagagggagagagagagagagagagaggagagaaagagggagagagagagagagagagagaaagaggagagagagagagagagagaaagagggagagaaagagagagagagagagagagaaagaggagagagagagggagagagggagagagagaaagagagagaaagagagatagagagagagagagaggagagagaaagagagatagagagagagagaaagagggagagagaaagagggagagagagagagagagaaagagagagaaagagagaaagagagagatagagagagaaagaggagagagaaagagagagatagagagaaagaggagagagagagagagatagagagagagagaggagagagagagagagagagagagagagagaggagagaaagagagagagagaaagaggagagagagagagatagagagagagagaaagagaggagagagaaagagagagaaagagggagagagagagagagagagagaaagagagagagagagagagagaggagagagagagagaagagggagagagaaagagagggagagaaagagagagagagaaagagagagagagaggagagaggagagaggagagagagaaagagagagatagagagagagaagaggagagagagagagagagagagagagaagagagaggagagagaggagagagagagagagagagaggagagagagagagagagaagaggagagaaagagagagagagaagagagagaaagagagagagagagagagagaggagagagaggagagagagagagagagagagagagagagagagaggagagagagagagagagagagagagagagagagagagagagaggagagagagagagaagaggagagagagaggtagagagagagaagagagggagagagaaagaggagaaagagagagagaagagagaggagagagagagaggagagagaagagagagatagagagatagaaagaggagagagaagagagagatagagagggagagagaagagggagagagaaagagggagagaaagagagagaaagagagagaaagagggagagagagagggagagaggagagagaaagagagagagatagagagagagaaagagagagagagagatagagagagagagaggagagagaaagagagagagaaagagggagagagaagagagagatagagagagagagagggagagagaagagagagatagagagagaaagaggagagagagagaggagagaagagagagagagagaaagagagaagagagaaagagagagagagagagagagggagagagaaagagagatagagagagaaagagggagagagagagagagaaagagagagaaagaggagagagagaaagagagagagagagagagagagagagagagagagagagagagagagagagagagagagagagagagagatagagagagagagagagagagagagagagagagagagaggagagaagagagagagagagagagagagagaggaggagagagagagagagagagagagagagagagagagagagagagaggatagagagagagaagaggagagagagaggtagagagaaagagggagagaaagagagaagagagagagagaggagagagggagagaggagagagagagagatagagagagaaagaggagagagagagagagagaggagagagaaagagggagaaagaaagagggagagagaaagagagaaagagggagagagagagagagagagagggagagagagagagagatagagagagagaggagagaaagagagagatagagagaaagagggagagagagaaaagagatagagagagagaaagaggagagagagagagatagagagagagaaagagggagagaagagagagagagaaagagggagagagagagggagagagagagagagagagagagagagagagagaggagagagagagagatagagagagaaagagggagagagagagagaaagagggagagagagagagagaagaggagagagagagagagagagagagagagagagagagagagagagagagagagagagagagagggagagagagagagagagagagagagagagagagagagagagagagagagagagagagagagaggagagagagagagagaaagagagagagaaggagagagagaaagagagggagagaaggagagagagagagagggagagagagagagggagagagaaagagagagagagagagagagagagagagagagagagagagagagagagagaggagaaagagagagagagagagagagaaagagagagagagagagagagagagagagagagaagaggagagagagagagagagagagggagagagagagagagagagagagagagagagagggagagagagagagagagagagaggagagagagaaagagggagagagaggagagagagagaaagagggagagagaaggagagagagaagagaggagagaaggagagagaaagaggagagggagagagagagagagagaaagagagagagagagagagagagagagagagagagaaggagagagagaaagagggatagaaagagagagagagagagagagaggacagagaaagagagagatagagtgagaaagagggagagagaaagagggagagagagagagagatagagggagagagagagagagaaagagagagaaagagggagagagaaagagagagatagagagagagagaaagagggagagagaaagagagagagagggagaaagaaaccATAAAGGCATTGAGGTAGAACATGAAGCAAACCTCAGACCTGCTGCATTCATGTTCGATGCTGATGAAAACTAGAAATGTGTGCATCTCAGGACGTTCTGAAGACACCTTCTGGAAAGTACCATTAATTTAAACATGGCCTGACGTTATTGAAGGTTCTTTAGAGACGAGGTGGAGCTACTGCTAAAGTTCCATAAAGGGCTTCTTTTCCCCACAACACGACCTCcctgagtgttttattcctcttccgCAGCTGCGTTCTCCCAACAACTTTTATccatttctgtttacatttcatgAGGAACGACCTTTAAGCAAGTGGTGTCACACCTCTGTCCTCACTGCTGACACTCAAGATGCTGAAGAAACATCTGACACATTCAGGAATTTGATGTGGATTCTCTATCGTaacccccctacacacacacacacacacacacacacacacacacacacacacacaccctaagctgtttctatagaaacgATTATTATAAACCTGTCAGGGTCAAATAGAGAATAAATCAacagcttctgaccaatcagaggacaggaTTCAGCAGCACCATGGGAATGACTGTAGATGAAAGTGACCTCGCGACTTGTTGGTTCTATTTGATGAGTAAAACTGAAGCAGGAAAAACATCAGCCCCTGAacattctttttattcttctccACTACAACCTTCTGGTTCTTCACCGTTCCTGGGAATGTTCCTGTGTTTCCTGCTTGAAGACACCTGAGCCGAGTCACACACCCTTGACGAGGTAGAAACGTGTAAAGCAATAAAGCAGGACACGTGGAAAGGTGGGGTGGAGAAATGAACAGATGTTGCCCTGAAGATGGTTTTGTTCTCCGTGGTGTGATTCTTTTTGTTAAAGAGAATGACATGAAGGTTAAAAGCAGCATCGTTTCACCTTCCATCATGGTCGCAGCAGCAGCTTCTCATTCCACCGGAGCGACGCACCGACACCGAGCACGATTTCCGTCCcgtctttcttctcctcttcctcctctcctcctcttcctcctctcctcctcttcctcctctcctccaggCGCTCAGACAACATCCACACAcgccatcaccaccatcatcaccgaGGAGCTGCTCAGCATCACCgagatcatgatgatgatgatgatgatgacggaGATGCTGAGGAAAGAGAAGCcgacacacacgcacgcatcaCGTGACGCGTCCCAAACGCCTCCGCTCCTAAACAGCGAGTGCACTACAGAGGGGACAAAACACACGCATTCCTGCCCTACGTAGTGCGCATGTGCAGGAAGGAGCAAAGCCTGGTCGTGTTTGTGTTGACTATTTAACAGACCCGGCTTCCTCCTCAGCGCCACCTAgaggctaataataataaaactaataatatactaataatactactaataatactactcctaataataataatactaataatatactaataatactactactactactactactactactactaatatactaataatactcctaataatactactactactaataatatactactaataataatactcctaatcataataataataatagtaatatacaTGTGATTTTCtagttttaaatacattaatttactgtatatcattaGATTTGTTATAGCTATAATATAAATGTGGGTCACGTGGAAAAAAACCCTAAAGAATATAGCGTAgtatatggtttttttttataaacagtttaCAAGCAGTAATAAAGcaatcaacaaataaaaatggtaaacaatgtaaaaataaataagaaagtaaaaacgggggggggggggggggggatttgAGAGTTTTTAGCTCAGAAATCAGGGTATTTAAAATCAGTCCCGATGACGTCAATCACCTGCGACTAATCTCTAACGGACTTCCACTGCATTAATGAGCAGCGGCGCTTCCTGGAATAATGGAGTAGATAATGAGCTACTTGTGCTCTggaatttaattttatttaatttaaacccTATTTTTAATGTAGTTTAAGAAATCGCGCTTTAAACCAGTATAGAAACAAATCCCGGGCTCCCGTTGCTCTGTTGCCATGGATACACGGAAGCGGGGTTTCACTTTGGCGCTAAATGATTGCGTAGTGCGCGAGGTGCCTCGACATGGCGGGCTGTAGAGTCCACGGCGCATGCGCCAAGACGGCGGCTTTATTCGGGTTCACCGCAGCCGTTATCCGGATCTTATTATCGGGATAAATCCACCGCGCTTCAGCCAAATCCACCGCGCGGCTCCAGAACACACCATGTCCCGGGAAAGAGCGGCTTTCTTCAGCCCGTTCGAGCAGAAGATCATCCTGGAGACTTTTGAGCAGTACAAAGCCGTCATTACGGCCAAGTGTAACACCTCTGCTGCCGCCAAATCCCGCGTGACCGCCTGGCAGAAGATCGCTGAGCGCTTAAACGCGTACgggtttattattaaatctgatcaattaatgtgtttatttactcTGTTCCTGCTCTCAGGGGTCCAAGTGTGAAACATCGCGAGAAAGTCGTAGAACTGAAGTGTTTAATACACAGAAATTAAGCTGCGATAATAAACGATCACTTTTAAACCTCgttaatgtataaaatatacttaaacttttatctctttttttaaaatttcatttaatttactttGATTTATTTCCCTTTTGTTATAATTGTGAGAATAGTTTTTCTGGATAACAGTGAACATGCTGCTAATCTCAAGCTAACAGCAAGTCGTTGATGCAGaaactaaaaaacaacaaaccacaaacaaatcaacacaaacaaaaagaaagaaataaaacatttcaaagattttatattaaactaaAATAAGTTCAAAAACAGAAATTGTGCTGAAACTCATCAGTAAAGAGGAATTATTATTGCTAGGCAACCGCTAATCACGATCGCCGACGGAGCGGCACTTCAGACAAGCTAACGATCTTCTAACAAAGTACTTCATACGGATATTTTAGAGGCCGAACGGACTTTTAAACGtcacaaacaccaacattccaTTCAAAAGTGTTGCGaaattagtaataataaaagacGGTATAAATTCACCAATTAATAACTGCTCACTAATGCTCACTGGAATTCTCCAGAACGTGTCACAGTAAAACTATATTAGATATGAAATTCAGCCCTGTATGAAGTGACATTTTGACGTTAGCTGAGAAGAGTTTTGGGGAAGTTTCAGtcgtttattattaaaaaaaggaaataatgttGAGCCGTGTCTCTGCTTTCACTCCAGCGCCAACCCCAACAACGTCAAGCGCACCTGGCAGCAGGTCAAAATTAAATACAAGAACATCGTCCAGTGTGGTAAGTGTTTCCACTGACCTGCTGCTCTGTGCCAACGCCTGTGAGGTTGTTTTTAACGCTCTGATCTTCAGCGAACAGGAAACGCAAGCAGAAGTTTGGTGAAGGAGTTGCCACGCCCGGCTTTTCACCTGCCGGAGAGGTGGCGCTCTGGCGGATCAGAGGGCGGCCGGTGGTAGACGCTGCCATCCTGGGCCTCTCCTCCGAGCGCATTGGGATTAGCATCGGGAAGACCATAGCTACAGTATATCATCTATCTGTCCCGTGTCTCAGCGTTCAATCCCAATACACACATTTCTTACGTAAATCTTTACAGAGTAAATGTCTTGCAGAGTCAGAAGGTTCAGGAGGTGTTATACAAACAGTTCCAGCTGTTGCCAGTTGTGCAGAGGAGCCTGCTGAGGTGAGATGTTTCTTAAAGCTTCTGTTTGTAGCATCAACCTGAAATATCCATGTATTTTCACATTATGTTCTTGAAAAACTTCACAATAATTCCGTTACGTCTGGCTAGATTCTGAGCTTCAGacttgtttttatatttctccTGCCCAGACATCAGATCCACCTCCACTCTCAGTCACACCTTCTTCAGCCTGCTGTCGTTTTCGTATTTAGAAGTTCGAGTGGAGTTGAAATAAATTTGAGCGCTCTGATCGCTTCGGGTGTTTGTTGCAGTTCCTCTCTCAGGCAGCAGGGGGCATGTCAAGAACAATCAGTGAATGGTTCCTGGATTTCTCCTGATATCTTGGGCCGAAGAATGAAAATGTTGGTGTATCAGACCATACATTCTTATTTGTTGAGCTCCTGAATCTGGTTTCTCTGCCATAATAGTTTAATTAATACTTCATTGGATAGCTGAAGTTTCcaaccatcaggttcttggtcatgGTTCTGATCGAATCTGTTCTTCCAGTTTACACAAAAGGATCTTAATGGCTCGGAGGTTCTTTCTTCTAAGAAGGTCATTCTGGAATTAGAAATCATAGAAGAACCTGCGTGTAGATGTTTCCGTATGGTTGAGTGCTTGTTTACTGACTGTAATTTCTTGGCAGCACTCGGATTCAGAGCACGATGAGAAGAACATTGTGGTGTGTTCTCATCAGGAACAGGTAACTTATGTtgtgtggatgttttttttttttttttctggtaagAGAGATGATGTGTCTAATGAGACCTTTGTCCTCCATGTGCAGGGAACTGAAGCGCTCATCTGCCAGGAAGACCCTGGAACTTCTGGACCCTCGGGTCCTGGCGACGATGAGGTGAGCCCCCGTTTATAACGTTCGTGTTAAATATTTTCAGCAGCGTTCCTGAGGTATCACGAGTTCTGTTTGCAGAGAGACGAGGACGTGACGGCGCTGTACAAACGTTACCTCAGACAGGAGATCGCTTACCGCCATCTGAAGATGAAGAAGCTGGAGAAGGAGATCCAGCTGCTTGATAAACAGCTGGATGTAGGTTAGGTCAGTGATTATTGAACTAAAGGTAATATCCCATGAAATATGAATGGAGGAGCTGAATGAAGTAAACTCCGCCCCCTTTCCGTTTCTTTCCCACTTTTCTCCATATTTGGATTACGGGAGGGTGAATGATGATGTGGATCAGAACCTCTATGACTTTATTTAATtctaattatgtatttattcaatGACATAAAATCCAAAGGATGTCGGATTAAAACACAATCTCCGAACCCCTGAAAGACAccgaggagtgtgtgtgagagtgtgtgtggtttctgtAGCCACTAGGTTGCGCTGTTTGTCTTCCACAGTCTACCTCTGTCTCCAGGTCAGCGTATAATCAGTGCTACTGAACAGTTACTGCACACAGAGATGCTGAGaaataatcaatatataaaatacaaactaaTTCAGTTAGAAATCAACATGCacatttattatacatatataaaaccaTAACTGCAGAGAAAAAGCAGTCGGTTTTGGAAAATCTACTCCTGCTGTTGTTTAtagggatggtgtgtgtgtgtgtgtgtgtgtgtgtgtgtgtgtgcagtatctGTGCAGAGAGACGAACTAATTAAACACATTCGGAGCAAAGTGCTGTCGGCCTTCTTCTGCATACACGAGACAGGAGGAACTGAGTAACTCCGCCCCTTTCTCTCACAATGCTGTTTTCCGTCTAGTCACATGATCAGTGCAGGTTCAGATGTTAttagtttaaaatgaatttattcaggggtccaagcaccaaacTGGACTACAGAGCGCTGACaccggagactccttccctcACATTGCATTTTGCTCGCTGAACGATCTTGTAATAGGAAACGAATGAACacttttctgaccaatcagaatacaaatgaaattcctatataaagtgttaaatctacactttcacattcatctcaaaggtgttcagtagggttgagatgatcagaggtctatagcaggagatcttcagggagctttgtgcacaggggtattgccatgctgaaacaggtatgggtctcctagttcaagtgaaggcaacattttattat
Protein-coding sequences here:
- the si:ch211-107p11.3 gene encoding GT1 domain-containing protein isoform X2; this translates as MRQDGGFIRVHRSRYPDLIIGINPPRFSQIHRAAPEHTMSRERAAFFSPFEQKIILETFEQYKAVITAKCNTSAAAKSRVTAWQKIAERLNAANPNNVKRTWQQVKIKYKNIVQCANRKRKQKFGEGVATPGFSPAGEVALWRIRGRPVVDAAILGLSSERIGISIGKTIATESEGSGGVIQTVPAVASCAEEPAEHSDSEHDEKNIVVCSHQEQGTEALICQEDPGTSGPSGPGDDERDEDVTALYKRYLRQEIAYRHLKMKKLEKEIQLLDKQLDVG
- the si:ch211-107p11.3 gene encoding GT1 domain-containing protein isoform X1, with product MRQDGGFIRVHRSRYPDLIIGINPPRFSQIHRAAPEHTMSRERAAFFSPFEQKIILETFEQYKAVITAKCNTSAAAKSRVTAWQKIAERLNAANPNNVKRTWQQVKIKYKNIVQCANRKRKQKFGEGVATPGFSPAGEVALWRIRGRPVVDAAILGLSSERIGISIGKTIATESEGSGGVIQTVPAVASCAEEPAEHSDSEHDEKNIVVCSHQEQGTEALICQEDPGTSGPSGPGDDERDEDVTALYKRYLRQEIAYRHLKMKKLEKEIQLLDKQLDVG